One Fusarium pseudograminearum CS3096 chromosome 4, whole genome shotgun sequence genomic window carries:
- the TPS2 gene encoding TPS2, with translation MAANSENNGSEPTLRRRESLSEIRAANPDLALSGNIISATFNTPHSFVYRKGGDWDLKSRRGQSALFDSFAYLSSDATPWNHTVVAWTGEIDAPTDDVVSSPGTPAPNTLGATSLNALSAPVPIDGNTRLPTPPPVDGLWVPREDQDRLEYRLSHNKTIRTYPVWLSDESEATSEGILLKDQARWRRYAEHDLYTLLHYKQHEPTDGRRERVQWADYYRMNQKFANKIIEIYKPGDIVIVHDYFLMLLPSMLRQRVPNMYISFFLHSPFPSSEFLRCLPRRKEVLEGVLGSNLIGFQSYSYSRHFLSCCTRILGFPSDTLGIDAYGTRVQVGVFPIGIDAAKVENFAWTDAVTEKCNALRQLYRGKKIIVGRDRLDSVRGVAQKLQAFERFLEMYPEWREKVVLIQVTSPTSVEAEKEDLEDDTKVATRVNELVMRINGMYGSLGFSPVQHYPQYLSQNEYFALLRASDMGLITSVRDGMNTTSLEYIICQKVGNAPLILSEFSGTASSLGDAIHINPWDLSGVAEKINAALTMSDDKRQEMQSRLYQHVTEHNVQSWITKFIRKVYNVLGDTSSANSTPLLDRALLLTQYRSANKRLFMFDYDGTLTPIVREPSAAVPSQRLIHTLDLLAADPKNAVWIISGRDQEFLKQHLGNNTRLGFSAEHGSFMKHPGSDEWENLAETFDMGWQAEVMEVFQKYTDRVQGSFIERKRCALTWHYRLADPEQGIHMSRECHKELESTVASKWDVEVMPGKANIEVRPTFINKGEIAKRLITMYHTPGTAEDNDGNGHLEFALCMGDDFTDEDMFRSLNAASGPVLDANHVFTVTIGASTKVTLAKSHLLEPEDVIECVALLAGVQDQGERLGEVNLGALSAVEGHVPQQQEM, from the exons ATGGCTGCCAACAGCGAAAACAACGGCAGCGAGCCTACCTTGCGCCGTCGCGAGTCCTTGTCCGAGATTCGAGCTGCCAACCCCGACTTGGCTCTCAGCGGTAACATTATCTCGGCCACCTTCAACACACCGCACTCCTTTGTCTATCGAAAAGGCGGTGATTGG gACTTGAAATCTCGTCGTGGTCAATCCGCTCTCTTTGATTCCTTCGCATACCTTTCTTCCGACGCTACTCCATGGAATCACACTGTCGTCGCATGGACCGGTGAGATCGACGCTCCCACCGATGACGTCGTTTCCTCACCTGGCACACCCGCCCCAAACACATTAGGTGCCACTTCTCTCAACGCACTCTCCGCACCTGTTCCCATTGATGGTAACACACGCCTGCCGACTCCGCCTCCCGTTGATGGTCTCTGGGTTCCTCGCGAGGACCAAGACCGTCTCGAGTACCGATTGTCTCACAACAAGACTATCCGAACCTACCCAGTTTGGCTCTCCGATGAGTCTGAGGCTACCTCCGAAGGCATCCTTCTCAAGGACCAGGCCCGCTGGCGACGATATGCCGAGCATGATCTTTACACACTTCTTCACTACAAGCAACATGAGCCGACCGACGGCCGACGTGAGCGCGTTCAATGGGCCGATTACTACCGCATGAACCAAAAGTTcgccaacaagatcatcgagatTTACAAGCCCGGCGACATCGTAATCGTCCACGATTACTTCCTCATGTTGCTTCCTAGCATGCTGCGACAGAGAGTGCCTAACATGTACATCTCATTCTTTCTGCATTCGCCTTTCCCCAGTAGTGAGTTCCTCCGCTGCCTTCCCCGTCGCAAGGAGGTTCTCGAGGGTGTTTTGGGCTCCAATCTCATTGGATTCCAATCCTACAGCTATTCTCGCCACTTCCTGAGCTGCTGTACCCGAATTCTCGGTTTCCCATCTGACACTCTTGGGATCGATGCCTATGGAACCCGTGTCCAGGTTGGTGTCTTCCCAATTGGTATTGATgccgccaaggttgagaactTTGCCTGGACCGATGCTGTGACTGAAAAGTGCAATGCCTTGCGACAACTCTACCgcggcaagaagatcatcgtCGGACGTGATCGTCTTGATAGTGTTAGAGGTGTTGCTCAGAAGCTGCAGGCGTTTGAGCGCTTCCTTGAAATGTACCCTGAGTGGCGTGAGAAGGTGGTCTTGATCCAGGTCACCTCACCCACTAGCGtcgaggcagagaaggaggattTGGAGGACGACACCAAGGTTGCGACCCGCGTCAACGAGCTCGTTATGCGCATCAACGGCATGTACGGCAGCCTGGGTTTTTCACCAGTTCAGCACTATCCACAGTATCTCAGCCAGAACGAGTACTTCGCCCTTCTCCGAGCTAGTGACATGGGACTTATTACCTCTGTTCGTGACGGCATGAACACCACGAGTTTGGAGTACATCATCTGCCAAAAAGTCGGCAACGCTCCTCTCATTCTCTCCGAGTTCAGTGGTACTGCTAGCAGTCTGGGCGACGCCATTCACATCAACCCATGGGATCTCAGCGGCGttgctgagaagatcaacgCCGCTCTTACCATGTCCGACGACAAGCGACAGGAGATGCAGTCCCGCCTTTACCAACACGTTACTGAGCACAACGTCCAGTCATGGATCACCAAGTTCATTCGCAAGGTCTACAACGTTCTCGGCGACACCAGTTCAGCCAACTCGACGCCACTTCTCGATCgcgctcttcttcttacTCAGTACCGCTCAGCGAACAAGCGCTTGTTTATGTTCGACTATGACGGTACCCTGACACCAATTGTTCGTGAGCCTAGTGCTGCAGTGCCCTCGCAGCGTCTTATTCACACCCTCGACCTGTTGGCCGCTGACCCGAAGAACGCCGTCTGGATCATCTCGGGACGAGACCAGGAGTTTCTGAAGCAGCACCTCGGCAACAACACACGCCTTGGATTCTCAGCTGAGCACGGTAGCTTTATGAAGCACCCTGGCTCAGATGAGTGGGAAAACCTTGCGGAGACGTTCGATATGGGATGGCAAGCTGAGGTGATGGAAGTGTTCCAGAAATACACAGACAGAGTACAAG GTTCCTTCATTGAACGAAAACGATGCGCTTTGACGTGGCACTACCGACTAGCTGACCCTGAGCAAGGCATCCACATGTCGCGGGAGTGCcacaaggagcttgagtCTACTGTAGCTTCCAAGTGGGATGTTGAGGTGATGCCTGGTAAGGCGAACATCGAAGTCCGCCCCACGTTTATCAACAAGGGAGAGATCGCGAAGCGCCTCATCACCATGTACCACACCCCTGGTACCGCTGAAGACAACGACGGAAATGGGCACCTCGAGTTTGCGCTGTGCATGGGCGATGATTTTACCGACGAGGACATGTTCCGTAGCCTCAACGCTGCTTCGGGCCCTGTGCTCGACGCTAACCACGTCTTCACAGTCACTATCGGCGCCAGTACAAAGGTCACATTAGCCAAGTCCCATCTCCTAGAGCCGGAGGACGTGATCGAGTGTGTGGCTCTTCTGGCAGGTGTCCAGGACCAAGGCGAGCGTCTTGGTGAAGTAAACCTTGGAGCGTTGAGCGCTGTTGAAGGACACGTTccccaacaacaagagatGTAA